A window of Halichoerus grypus chromosome 12, mHalGry1.hap1.1, whole genome shotgun sequence contains these coding sequences:
- the TEX47 gene encoding testis-expressed protein 47, whose translation MTFPGHMGKTNKRTFPVESPLMPQIPRGNYFHLQEEKQRLQLKKFLLHRMFLVADITANTEKKDIADYYEQAFQSILKHHLGEAVTGFLLVYPTSILHILESSNGTLYRILLDYLNHQKSEAEFFIQGMKIIVVSHNIPTRLFMQWHVSVIKVPVMYLDDVTQTQSTKEVITEFLTQTHKLALHLLKMVKVGAKGPGDNLHQLAPELLIPEQIIKYLCKSEEFMDPETFLNIYNKPIHVTLDSEVIWPAPTYF comes from the coding sequence ATGACATTCCCAGGCCATATGGGAAAGACCAACAAAAGGACTTTTCCAGTGGAATCTCCTCTAATGCCACAAATTCCACGTGGCAATTACTTTCATCTTCAGGAAGAGAAGCAAAGACTACAGCTAAAGAAATTCCTTCTTCATAGGATGTTTCTAGTGGCTGATATAAcagcaaacacagaaaaaaaagatattgctGACTACTATGAACAAGCATTCCAGTCGATTTTAAAACATCACCTAGGAGAAGCAGTGACAGGGTTTCTGCTGGTATATCCTACTTCTATTCTGCATATCCTTGAGAGTTCCAATGGTACGCTTTACCGAATTCTTCTAGATTATCTTAACCATCAAAAGAGTGAAGCAGAGTTTTTTATCCAAGGGATGAAAATTATCGTTGTGTCCCATAACATCCCAACCAGGCTCTTCATGCAATGGCATGTTTCAGTGATAAAAGTTCCAGTCATGTATCTCGATGATGTGACACAGACACAGTCCACCAAAGAGGTCATCACAGAGTTTCTCACTCAGACCCATAAGCTAGCACTCCATCTTTTAAAGATGGTTAAAGTGGGCGCTAAAGGACCAGGGGATAACTTGCACCAACTTGCACCTGAACTGCTCATCCCAGAACAAATAATAAAGTACTTGTGCAAATCTGAAGAGTTCATGGATCCAGAAACTTTCCTAAACATATACAACAAACCCATACACGTCACTTTGGATTCTGAGGTGATATGGCCCGCTCCTACCTATTTCTAG